One region of Chlamydia psittaci 6BC genomic DNA includes:
- a CDS encoding porin — protein sequence MKKLLKSALLFAATGSALSLQALPVGNPAEPSLLIDGTMWEGASGDPCDPCATWCDAISIRAGYYGDYVFDRVLKVDVNKTFSGMAATPTQATGNASNTNQPEANGRPNIAYGRHMQDAEWFSNAAFLALNIWDRFDIFCTLGASNGYFKASSAAFNLVGLIGFSAASSISTDLPMQLPNVGITQGVVEFYTDTSFSWSVGARGALWECGCATLGAEFQYAQSNPKIEMLNVTSSPAQFVIHKPRGYKGASSNFPLPITAGTTEATDTKSATIKYHEWQVGLALSYRLNMLVPYIGVNWSRATFDADTIRIAQPKLKSEILNITTWNPSLIGSTTALPNNSGKDVLSDVLQIASIQINKMKSRKACGVAVGATLIDADKWSITGEARLINERAAHMNAQFRF from the coding sequence TTATTGTTTGCCGCTACGGGTTCCGCTCTCTCCTTACAAGCCTTGCCTGTAGGGAACCCAGCTGAACCAAGTTTATTAATCGATGGCACTATGTGGGAAGGTGCTTCAGGAGATCCTTGCGATCCTTGCGCTACTTGGTGTGACGCCATTAGCATCCGCGCAGGATACTACGGAGATTATGTTTTCGATCGTGTATTAAAAGTTGATGTGAATAAAACTTTTAGCGGCATGGCTGCAACTCCTACGCAGGCTACAGGTAACGCAAGTAATACTAATCAGCCAGAAGCAAATGGCAGACCGAACATCGCTTACGGAAGGCATATGCAAGATGCAGAGTGGTTTTCAAATGCAGCCTTCCTAGCCTTAAACATTTGGGATCGCTTCGACATTTTCTGCACCTTAGGGGCATCCAATGGATACTTCAAAGCAAGTTCGGCTGCATTCAACTTGGTTGGGTTAATAGGGTTTTCAGCTGCAAGCTCAATCTCTACCGATCTTCCAATGCAACTTCCTAACGTAGGCATTACCCAAGGTGTTGTGGAATTTTATACAGACACATCATTTTCTTGGAGCGTAGGTGCACGTGGAGCTTTATGGGAATGTGGTTGTGCAACTTTAGGAGCTGAGTTCCAATACGCTCAATCTAATCCTAAGATTGAAATGCTCAACGTCACTTCAAGCCCAGCACAATTTGTGATTCACAAACCAAGAGGCTATAAAGGAGCTAGCTCGAATTTTCCTTTACCTATAACGGCTGGAACAACAGAAGCTACAGACACCAAATCAGCTACAATTAAATACCATGAATGGCAAGTAGGCCTCGCCCTGTCTTACAGATTGAATATGCTTGTTCCATATATTGGCGTAAACTGGTCAAGAGCAACTTTTGATGCTGATACTATCCGCATTGCTCAACCTAAATTAAAATCGGAGATTCTTAACATTACTACATGGAACCCAAGCCTTATAGGATCAACCACTGCTTTGCCCAATAATAGTGGTAAGGATGTTCTATCTGATGTCTTGCAAATTGCTTCGATTCAGATCAACAAAATGAAGTCTAGAAAAGCTTGTGGTGTAGCTGTTGGTGCAACGTTAATCGACGCTGACAAATGGTCAATCACTGGTGAAGCACGCTTAATCAATGAAAGAGCTGCTCACATGAATGCTCAATTCAGATTCTAA